Proteins encoded in a region of the Paenibacillus pedocola genome:
- a CDS encoding Lrp/AsnC family transcriptional regulator — MDSSDHKIIRALMANGRITWAELAGLLGLSSPAAADRVRRLEEQGVIKGYTALIDAESAGYGLAALIAVTLERPAHRQAFLELVQKLPEIQECHHTAGDDDYVLKIRCRGTRDLDRIISEELKSLPGIVRTRTTIILGTVKETPNVPLPPGDREP; from the coding sequence ATGGATTCTTCGGATCACAAGATTATCAGGGCACTGATGGCTAATGGAAGAATAACTTGGGCCGAGCTGGCCGGATTACTAGGCCTCTCCTCTCCGGCAGCTGCTGACCGTGTAAGGCGTCTGGAAGAACAGGGAGTGATCAAAGGCTACACAGCACTGATAGATGCCGAGTCAGCCGGCTATGGGCTGGCTGCACTAATCGCAGTTACGCTTGAGCGCCCGGCACACCGGCAGGCTTTTTTGGAGCTAGTGCAGAAGCTCCCGGAAATTCAGGAATGCCATCACACCGCAGGCGATGACGACTATGTCCTGAAAATCCGCTGCCGCGGAACACGGGATCTTGACCGGATCATCAGCGAAGAACTGAAGAGTCTTCCGGGAATTGTACGCACCCGGACGACCATTATTTTGGGTACGGTGAAGGAAACACCGAATGTTCCTCTCCCGCCCGGGGACCGTGAGCCATGA
- a CDS encoding PAS domain S-box protein translates to MSDTLYKTLFLRSSTGFAVVSLEDGTIRLANPALCKMFGYTEEEFIGLRYMDIACAEEKDRADQNRVMKLLLQSPGAAVDSEERFLRKNGEMFWVSLHLFLTFEENAEAPTYMIAELTDITERKQAEKKIREEHNLYDLITQNTPDMISLAYPDGTIFYVSPSVERMLGYPASEMIGKKRPEFYHEEDANEMREQGKLFSDSDVFTRRARHKNGDYLWIESSFQVMRNSNGEVEQVLTVARDITVRKKYEEMLANAQFLAKMGSWEWDHAGKQLTASREMRHIFGHTDDNSNHSLYDPKLIMSCIDPEDLPGVIQAILDCLEHGGDGNKVFRITSADGVKKFIDAHWKTALDASGNMRYISGVIQDVTVQLMMEAQLRESEHNYRLISENTQDFITRNASDEEATYLYASPVCQQMFGFTPEELIGTAGMSYVHPEDKDRVQAYRIEGGNGKQLEPIVFRFRCKDGTYMWVETTLRHITSGTGGSPEIIGVTRNVSERKQYELKMMESENRYKSLFEYNPSAIIAMDLEGCIQSLNASLQYLTGYSRESLLHSSYSELIDLDELDFVSDRFKLAASGVAQTFESRLIHRDGHAVEVSMIYVPILLDSRVVGVFAITSDITERKRHLEQIEKLSYEHALILNSVTEGIFGMSLEGETVFINPAASAMLGYGPGELGGSIALHSIQQTWLDGEPYPGGGKTLPEWFSEHLSYEEKEGVFWRRDGSSFLVKYRMTPLFDNGERKGVVVVFRDITEEKAIVRAKESAEQADRAKSEFLAIMSHELRTPMNGIIGMADLLAGTELSEEQQYYTQIINKSGASLLHILNEVLDFSKIEAGMMSIELQAVDLRQVMTHVTEIFYPRVKEKGLILHAEIDPALPQLLVTDEGRLRQILINLVGNAVKFTEEGSVSLSVKLEAFREPGQAILKFTVKDTGIGIPQASQGLLFQSFSQLHPSINRKYGGTGLGLAISKKLVELLGGAIGVDSQEDEGSEFYFTIEALIPQQSAQGILTAGTGDKQIKVKNRRTEYSTGEFGPLSILIAEDHPVNLQILQVYLKKRGYAADVALNGQQAVEAVRSNHYDLIFMDIQMPLMDGIEATVKIREEHGLYPVIVAATAFAQKEDRELCLKVGMQDFISKPIRTEELDRVLREWSAQIRR, encoded by the coding sequence TTGTCCGACACTCTTTATAAAACACTATTTTTGCGCTCTTCTACAGGATTTGCTGTTGTTTCCCTGGAGGACGGGACGATCCGGCTGGCCAACCCTGCCTTATGCAAGATGTTCGGATATACGGAGGAGGAGTTTATAGGTCTCCGGTATATGGATATTGCTTGTGCAGAAGAAAAGGACCGGGCGGATCAGAACCGGGTGATGAAGCTTTTGCTGCAAAGCCCCGGTGCGGCTGTAGACAGCGAAGAACGTTTTTTGCGTAAAAACGGAGAAATGTTCTGGGTATCGCTGCATTTATTTCTAACCTTTGAGGAGAATGCGGAAGCCCCTACATATATGATTGCGGAATTGACCGATATTACGGAACGCAAACAGGCGGAAAAGAAGATCAGGGAGGAACATAATCTCTATGATCTGATTACGCAAAATACACCGGATATGATCTCTCTGGCTTATCCTGACGGTACTATATTTTATGTATCCCCTTCTGTAGAGAGAATGCTGGGATATCCCGCCTCCGAAATGATCGGCAAAAAAAGGCCGGAGTTCTATCATGAGGAAGATGCGAATGAGATGAGAGAGCAGGGGAAGCTCTTTTCAGACAGCGATGTGTTTACCCGCAGAGCACGGCATAAAAACGGCGATTATTTGTGGATTGAGAGCTCTTTTCAGGTGATGCGTAATTCAAACGGTGAAGTGGAGCAGGTGCTCACGGTTGCCCGGGATATTACTGTGCGGAAGAAGTATGAAGAGATGCTGGCGAACGCCCAGTTCCTGGCAAAGATGGGCTCCTGGGAATGGGATCATGCCGGCAAGCAGCTGACCGCCTCAAGGGAAATGCGCCATATTTTCGGACATACTGATGATAACAGCAACCATTCCTTATATGACCCTAAGCTTATTATGAGCTGTATTGATCCGGAGGATTTGCCCGGGGTAATTCAAGCGATACTGGATTGTCTGGAGCATGGGGGGGACGGAAACAAGGTGTTCCGGATAACCTCAGCAGACGGTGTGAAGAAATTTATTGATGCCCATTGGAAAACTGCGCTGGATGCTTCAGGGAACATGCGTTATATCAGCGGTGTGATTCAGGATGTGACCGTACAGCTGATGATGGAGGCGCAGCTACGGGAAAGCGAGCACAATTACCGGCTGATTTCGGAGAATACCCAGGATTTCATTACAAGGAATGCCTCGGATGAGGAAGCCACTTATCTGTATGCTTCCCCGGTATGCCAGCAGATGTTCGGATTTACCCCGGAAGAATTGATAGGTACCGCCGGGATGAGTTATGTTCATCCGGAGGATAAAGACAGAGTGCAGGCATATCGGATTGAAGGCGGGAACGGGAAGCAGCTTGAACCGATCGTTTTCCGTTTCCGGTGTAAAGACGGCACGTATATGTGGGTGGAGACAACGCTTCGCCATATCACCTCTGGGACTGGCGGGTCACCCGAGATCATCGGCGTGACACGTAATGTTTCGGAGCGCAAGCAGTATGAGCTTAAAATGATGGAAAGTGAGAACCGCTACAAATCCCTGTTCGAATACAATCCCTCTGCAATTATTGCGATGGATCTGGAGGGCTGCATTCAATCGCTCAATGCCAGTCTGCAGTATCTGACCGGTTATTCCCGCGAGAGTCTGCTGCATTCGTCCTACAGTGAGCTTATTGATTTGGATGAGCTGGATTTTGTGTCAGACCGTTTCAAGCTCGCTGCAAGCGGTGTGGCTCAGACCTTTGAGAGCCGGCTGATTCACAGGGACGGCCATGCTGTTGAGGTAAGTATGATTTATGTACCGATACTGCTGGACTCCCGGGTTGTCGGGGTATTTGCCATCACGAGCGATATTACGGAGCGCAAGCGCCATCTGGAGCAGATCGAGAAGCTAAGCTATGAGCATGCGCTGATCCTGAATTCAGTTACCGAGGGTATTTTCGGGATGAGTCTTGAAGGTGAAACGGTGTTCATTAATCCTGCTGCCTCTGCGATGCTGGGCTATGGTCCGGGGGAGCTGGGAGGAAGCATTGCGCTGCACTCGATACAGCAGACCTGGCTGGACGGCGAGCCGTACCCGGGAGGCGGCAAGACACTGCCGGAATGGTTCTCTGAGCATCTGTCCTACGAAGAGAAGGAAGGGGTATTCTGGAGACGGGACGGCTCCAGCTTTCTCGTCAAATACCGGATGACCCCGCTGTTTGACAATGGGGAGCGCAAGGGCGTTGTTGTGGTATTCCGCGACATTACCGAGGAAAAGGCAATTGTACGGGCCAAGGAGTCGGCGGAGCAGGCTGACCGGGCGAAATCGGAGTTTCTGGCGATCATGAGCCATGAGCTGCGCACACCGATGAACGGGATTATCGGGATGGCCGATTTGCTTGCCGGAACGGAACTGAGTGAGGAACAGCAATATTATACGCAAATTATTAATAAAAGCGGCGCATCACTGCTGCATATTCTGAATGAGGTGCTTGATTTCAGTAAAATTGAGGCGGGGATGATGTCCATCGAGCTGCAGGCGGTCGATCTCCGCCAGGTCATGACCCATGTTACCGAAATTTTTTACCCCCGGGTAAAAGAAAAGGGCCTTATACTGCATGCAGAGATCGATCCTGCGCTTCCGCAGCTTTTGGTAACCGATGAAGGACGGCTGCGCCAGATTCTTATTAATCTCGTAGGGAATGCTGTGAAATTTACCGAAGAAGGGTCAGTCAGTCTTTCTGTGAAGCTGGAAGCATTCAGGGAGCCTGGGCAGGCGATTCTCAAGTTCACTGTAAAAGATACTGGTATTGGCATTCCGCAAGCCAGCCAAGGACTGCTGTTCCAATCTTTTTCCCAGCTGCATCCATCTATTAACCGTAAGTATGGTGGGACTGGACTGGGGCTTGCGATCAGCAAAAAGCTGGTCGAGCTGCTGGGCGGAGCGATAGGGGTCGACAGCCAGGAGGATGAGGGATCGGAATTCTACTTCACTATTGAAGCATTAATCCCGCAGCAGTCTGCCCAGGGAATCCTTACTGCAGGCACCGGGGATAAACAGATAAAAGTAAAAAACAGACGTACAGAGTACTCTACAGGTGAATTTGGACCGCTCTCGATTCTGATTGCCGAAGATCATCCGGTGAACCTGCAAATTTTACAGGTCTATCTGAAGAAGCGGGGATATGCCGCCGATGTGGCTCTGAATGGTCAGCAGGCTGTTGAGGCGGTACGCTCGAATCACTATGATCTGATCTTTATGGATATTCAAATGCCGCTGATGGACGGTATTGAGGCTACCGTGAAAATAAGGGAGGAGCACGGGCTGTATCCGGTGATTGTAGCGGCTACGGCTTTTGCCCAAAAAGAAGACAGGGAGCTGTGCCTGAAAGTAGGCATGCAGGACTTCATTTCCAAACCGATTCGTACGGAGGAGCTGGACAGGGTGCTGCGGGAATGGTCGGCCCAAATCCGCAGATAG
- a CDS encoding DUF6954 family protein: MKWILYILFALLYLIVTFFGLGPVLFADGSTAERMVTLVVVLLVYVLITLWLRSVLKRLRHR; encoded by the coding sequence ATGAAATGGATCCTTTATATACTGTTCGCTCTGCTGTACCTGATCGTTACCTTTTTCGGGCTGGGACCGGTATTGTTCGCGGATGGTTCTACAGCAGAGCGGATGGTAACGCTGGTTGTGGTGCTGCTGGTCTATGTGCTGATCACGCTATGGCTGCGGAGTGTGCTGAAACGGCTGCGTCATCGTTGA
- a CDS encoding NusG domain II-containing protein, giving the protein MKRGDFMIIVLVLLLAGSIYGVKWMNTRGEHYAQGDLKAVITVNGKTYKTIALTKEEQTIEIKTKFGHNTLKVYDYGIQMTYSDAPLPIAMEMGFISRPKQQIICIPARLMVEVINPHKSIDDDEELDAVI; this is encoded by the coding sequence ATGAAACGCGGCGATTTTATGATCATTGTGCTAGTTTTGCTGCTGGCAGGCTCCATCTACGGGGTCAAATGGATGAATACCCGGGGTGAGCATTACGCACAGGGGGATTTGAAGGCTGTAATTACAGTGAACGGTAAAACCTATAAAACGATCGCACTGACCAAAGAAGAGCAAACGATCGAGATCAAGACCAAGTTTGGCCACAACACGCTGAAAGTATATGACTATGGCATTCAGATGACTTATTCGGATGCGCCGCTGCCTATTGCTATGGAGATGGGGTTCATTTCCAGGCCGAAACAGCAGATTATCTGCATTCCGGCCCGCCTGATGGTTGAGGTGATCAATCCGCACAAATCGATTGATGATGACGAAGAACTGGATGCCGTTATTTAG
- a CDS encoding TIGR03943 family putative permease subunit, with the protein MNDPRSIRIHYLLRAVILLGFALYIGHLSQQDALHYYVAPKLARWIRLCPVPLSLMAASLGLQALFGKSSALCDCEHQLPRSLTRSSALYGLFLFPLLLGFLLPDRALGSEAAARKGISLTYALPETGREERFTAVNPYQTEFAELAGKLYKQPVITVHPEIFSETFGAIDLYKKQFEGKEISVSGFLYRERRADSVTYAVSRFLVQCCTADATPFGILLDPQTQISLPADTWIEVRGKLHVAVFEGEEIMQITPDSLTPIPQPPTPYVYTSADSIAVWEQLPATPGEIETK; encoded by the coding sequence ATGAATGACCCGCGAAGCATCCGCATTCATTATCTGCTCAGGGCGGTCATTCTGCTCGGTTTCGCGCTGTATATCGGACATTTAAGCCAGCAGGATGCACTGCATTATTATGTTGCGCCCAAGCTGGCGCGCTGGATCAGGCTCTGTCCGGTGCCGCTCTCACTGATGGCTGCAAGTCTCGGTCTGCAGGCTTTATTCGGCAAAAGCAGCGCACTCTGCGACTGCGAGCACCAGCTGCCCCGTTCCCTCACGAGAAGCAGTGCCCTCTACGGCTTGTTCCTGTTTCCCCTGCTGCTGGGCTTTCTGCTTCCCGACCGGGCGCTAGGCAGCGAAGCGGCTGCAAGGAAAGGGATCTCCCTAACCTATGCCCTGCCTGAAACCGGGAGAGAAGAACGTTTTACCGCCGTTAATCCTTATCAGACTGAGTTCGCCGAACTGGCCGGCAAGCTGTATAAGCAGCCGGTAATCACCGTGCATCCAGAGATCTTCTCTGAGACATTCGGCGCGATTGATCTGTATAAGAAGCAGTTCGAAGGCAAGGAGATTAGCGTGTCCGGTTTCCTCTACCGCGAGCGGCGGGCGGACAGCGTTACCTATGCCGTAAGCCGCTTTCTGGTACAGTGCTGTACAGCAGACGCGACCCCTTTTGGTATCCTGCTTGACCCGCAAACGCAAATAAGCCTGCCCGCCGACACCTGGATTGAGGTACGGGGCAAGCTTCATGTTGCTGTATTCGAAGGTGAGGAGATTATGCAGATTACTCCGGATAGTCTGACGCCAATCCCTCAGCCTCCAACACCATATGTGTACACCAGCGCCGATTCCATAGCGGTTTGGGAGCAGCTCCCGGCTACCCCGGGAGAAATTGAGACTAAATAA
- a CDS encoding permease, which yields MTTFLPLKILPLLVPAVFLIIFGMVWLPDHPELLDNAYMDTFKTAFIGILLEALPFVLLGALLSSLLRVFVPDEWISRWIPRRPVPAILFGCLLGLIFPVCECGMIPLVRRLMHKGMPLYVAVVFILSGPILNPVVYGATLTAFRSHPWLAYARMGLAFAVAAGIGFIIYATVRKSPLRLSIKRETAEPHQLRTRGGRLVSVLVHTSDEFFEMGKYLIIGCLLTSGIQTFMNHGSLAAIGEQPLGSYLFMMGLAFVLSLCSTSDAFVAATFLHTFPAGSLLAFMVLGPMLDFKNSLMLLSLFKTRFAVYLFFLIFSAVFTGSVLASLWL from the coding sequence TTGACAACCTTTTTGCCGCTCAAAATCCTGCCGCTGCTTGTTCCAGCCGTCTTCCTGATCATCTTCGGCATGGTCTGGCTGCCGGATCACCCGGAGCTGCTGGACAATGCGTATATGGACACCTTCAAAACAGCCTTTATCGGCATTTTGCTGGAAGCCCTGCCTTTTGTGCTGCTGGGGGCGCTGCTCTCGTCGCTGCTGAGGGTATTCGTGCCGGATGAATGGATCTCGCGGTGGATTCCGCGGCGGCCGGTTCCGGCGATTCTGTTCGGCTGTCTGCTCGGCCTTATTTTCCCGGTCTGCGAATGCGGGATGATCCCGCTCGTCCGCCGCCTGATGCACAAGGGGATGCCGCTATATGTAGCCGTCGTGTTCATTCTGTCCGGCCCGATTCTGAATCCTGTCGTCTACGGGGCAACACTGACCGCCTTCCGCTCTCATCCATGGCTGGCTTATGCGCGGATGGGACTGGCTTTTGCCGTGGCTGCAGGGATCGGATTCATCATTTACGCCACGGTCCGAAAATCGCCGCTGCGCCTGTCCATCAAACGGGAGACTGCCGAACCCCATCAGCTCCGTACGCGCGGAGGCCGGCTGGTCTCGGTCCTTGTACATACCTCGGACGAGTTTTTTGAAATGGGCAAATATTTAATCATCGGCTGCCTGCTGACCTCCGGTATTCAGACTTTTATGAATCATGGCAGCCTGGCCGCCATCGGAGAACAGCCGCTCGGCTCCTACTTGTTCATGATGGGACTCGCCTTTGTGCTCTCCCTGTGCTCGACCTCCGATGCCTTTGTTGCGGCTACCTTCCTGCATACGTTTCCTGCCGGTTCTCTGCTCGCTTTTATGGTGCTTGGTCCGATGCTTGATTTCAAGAATTCACTTATGCTGCTGTCGCTGTTCAAAACCCGATTTGCAGTGTACCTGTTCTTCCTCATCTTCTCCGCTGTGTTCACCGGTTCGGTGCTCGCTTCATTGTGGCTGTGA